From a single Miscanthus floridulus cultivar M001 chromosome 8, ASM1932011v1, whole genome shotgun sequence genomic region:
- the LOC136476098 gene encoding cytochrome P450 711A1-like, producing MEIALTVGAVSHQSVPVLVLVSFLSLFSAFLIYFYAPLWSVRRVPGPPTRFPIGHLHLLGKNGPDVFSAIAKEYGPIFRFHMGRQPLVIVANAELCKEVGIKKFKDIRNRSTPPPSIGSLHQDALFLTRDSTWSAMRSTVVPLYQPARLAGLIPVMQSYVDILVANIAGCPDQDCIPFCQLSLRMAIDIIGKTAFGIEFGLSKNTAATGETEGGDGEGDDNVREFLKEYKRSMEFVKMDLSSSLSTILGLFLPCVQTPCKRLLRRVPGTADYKMNENERRLCSRIDAIIAGRRRDRATRRRGGDGAAPLDFIAALLDAMENGGAKDFALADKHVRALAYEHLIAGTKTTAFTLSSVVYLVSCHPRVEEKLLREVDGFAPRDGRTPDADELQSRFPYLDQVIKEAMRFHLVSPLIARQTSKRVEIGGYVLPKGAYVWLAPGVLARDSAQFPDPEEFRPERFAPEAEEERTRHPYAHIPFGVGPRACIGHKFALQQVKLAVVELYRRYTFRHSPAMESPIQFDFDLVLAFRHGVKLRAIRRG from the exons ATGGAGATTGCACTCACAGTTGGCGCTGTTTCTCACCAAAGCGTACCTGTTCTGGTGCTCGTATCTTTTCTGTCCCTGTTCAGCGCATTTCTGATATACTTCTATGCACCCTTGTGGAGTGTGAGGAGAGTCCCAGGGCCTCCAACCAGATTCCCCATAGGCCATCTTCACCTTCTTGGCAAGAATGGGCCAGATGTTTTCAGTGCAATTGCAAAGGAGTATGGTCCAATCTTCAG GTTCCACATGGGAAGGCAGCCACTGGTGATCGTGGCCAATGCCGAGCTGTGCAAGGAGGTTGgcatcaagaagttcaaggacaTCCGCAATCGGAGTACCCCACCGCCATCAATCGGTTCCCTGCACCAGGACGCCCTCTTCCTCACCAG GGACTCAACATGGTCGGCGATGAGGAGCACAGTGGTCCCGCTCTACCAGCCTGCGCGGCTTGCCGGGCTCATTCCAGTGATGCAGTCGTATGTGGACATACTGGTGGCCAACATCGCCGGCTGCCCGGACCAGGACTGCATCCCCTTCTGCCAACTCTCGCTCCGGATGGCCATCGACATCATCGGCAAGACGGCCTTCGGCATCGAGTTCGGCCTGTCGAAGAATACCGCCGCCACCGGCGAGACCGAAGGCGGCGACGGTGAGGGCGACGACAACGTCAGGGAGTTCCTCAAGGAGTACAAGCGGTCCATGGAGTTCGTCAAGATGGACCTGTCGAGCTCGCTGTCCACCATCCTTGGGCTCTTCCTCCCGTGCGTCCAGACGCCGTGCAAGCGGCTGCTACGGCGGGTGCCCGGCACGGCAGACTACAAGATGAACGAGAACGAGCGCCGGCTGTGCTCCCGCATCGACGCGATCATAGCCGGCCGGCGGCGAGATCGGGCCACGCGTCGGCGTGGCGGCGACGGCGCCGCCCCGCTGGACTTCATCGCGGCGCTGCTGGACGCGATGGAGAACGGCGGCGCGAAGGACTTCGCGCTGGCGGACAAGCACGTCCGCGCGCTGGCGTACGAGCACCTCATCGCCGGCACGAAGACGACGGCGTTCACGCTGTCGTCGGTGGTGTACCTGGTGTCGTGCCACCCGCGCGTCGAGGAGAAGTTGCTCCGGGAGGTGGACGGCTTCGCGCCGCGCGACGGACGCACGCCGGACGCCGATGAGCTCCAGAGCAGGTTCCCCTACCTCGACCAGGTCATCAAGGAGGCCATGCGGTTCCACCTCGTCTCGCCGCTCATCGCCAGGCAGACCTCCAAGCGCGTGGAGATTGGCGGCTACGTCCTCCCAAAG GGCGCGTACGTGTGGCTGGCGCCGGGGGTGCTGGCCCGGGACTCGGCGCAGTTCCCGGACCCGGAGGAGTTCCGGCCCGAGCGGTTCGCgccggaggcggaggaggagcggaCGCGCCACCCGTACGCGCACATCCCCTTCGGCGTCGGGCCGAGGGCGTGCATCGGGCACAAGTTCGCGCTGCAACAGGTGAAGCTCGCCGTGGTCGAGCTCTACCGCCGGTACACATTCCGACACTCGCCGGCCATGGAGTCGCCCATCCAGTTCGACTTCGACCTCGTCCTTGCCTTCCGCCACGGCGTCAAGCTCAGGGCCATCAGGAGGGGCTGA